A single window of Syngnathus acus chromosome 23, fSynAcu1.2, whole genome shotgun sequence DNA harbors:
- the LOC119117458 gene encoding troponin I, slow skeletal muscle-like, with protein MFVAVTEAHHDLFFRFLPPCGGDVRVGHISGLGPCQHSWWTRLYLACSLAHIKGPIVRRGPLLQTLQLREHYSDTPGKMQSRTAINAKWDKPKSKITASRKLSLKMLLLTRACEDLENERQEREEEKVRYLEEKLPPLQLSGLSLDELQELCKELHSKVDVVDEERYDCEYKVNKHNTDIRELKLKVQDLGGKFKKPALRKVRVSADEMMRALLGSKHKGSMDLRANLKSVKKEDVKLDKVLTSEVGDWRKNVEAMSGMEGRKKMFDTGSAAQ; from the exons ATGTTTGTTGCAGTAACCGAGGCTCATCATGACTTATTCTTCCGCTTTCTTCCCCCCTGCGGCGGCGATGTCAGAGTAGGTCATATATCAGGCCTGGGGCCGTGCCAGCATTCTTGGTGGACCAGACTTTATCTCGCCTGTTCGCTGGCTCATATAAAGGGGCCCATTGTCCGAAGGGGTCCATTGTTGCAGACCCTTCAACTCCGAGAGCACTACTCAGACACTCCAGGAAAG atgcaGAGCAGAACAGCGATCAACGCCAAGTGGGATAAG CCGAAGTCAAAGATCACGGCTTCCCGCAAGCTTTCCTTAAAG ATGCTCCTCCTGACGAGAGCCTGCGAGGATCTGGAGAACGAGAGGCAGGAACGAGAAGAGGAGAAAGTGCGCTACCTGGAGGAGAAGCTGCCTCCTCTGCAACTGTCTGGGTTGTCGCTGGACGAGCTGCAG GAACTGTGCAAGGAGCTGCACTCCAAGGTCGACGTGGTGGACGAGGAGAGATACGACTGTGAATACAAAGTCAACAAACACAACACTGAC ATACGTGAGCTGAAACTGAAGGTGCAGGATCTCGGCGGTAAATTCAAAAAGCCCGCCCTGAGGAAGGTGAGGGTGTCTGCCGATGAGATGATGAGAGCCCTACTGGGATCCAAGCACAAAGGTTCCATGGATCTCCGTGCCAACCTCAAGTCGGTCAAGAAGGAGGATGTCAAACTTGACAAG GTGCTCACGAGTGAAGTGGGCGACTGGCGTAAGAACGTGGAGGCCATGTCGGGTATGGAGGGCCGCAAAAAGATGTTCGACACAGGCAGCGCTGCGCAGTGA
- the st8sia1 gene encoding alpha-N-acetylneuraminide alpha-2,8-sialyltransferase, with the protein MLMRCYRAKLSAWAAVCLLVLGWYYVFPVYRVPRDKDIVEEVLRQQDHPWKKNQTGIDHYRKLLSDCCHPQRLFALTKENAPVGKVLWYDGEFYHSHTVNNETHSLFVQANPLPLPLKKCAVVGNGGILRHSQCGRDIDQADFVMRCNLPPLSKEYVEDVGTKTHLVTANPSIIEKRFQNLMWSRKAFVDSMKAYGSSFVYMPAFSMRPGTDPSLRATYALADTSSDLTMLFANPAFLRNVGQFWKARSVHARRLSTGLFMVTLALGLCDEVSVYGFWPFSSDLAERPISHHYYDDMQPYRWFHAMSEEFVQLWELHKSGTLRVNLGHCG; encoded by the exons ATGTTGATGCGGTGCTACCGGGCCAAGCTGTCGGCGTGGGCCGCGGTGTGCTTGCTGGTGCTAGGCTGGTACTACGTGTTCCCCGTGTATCGGGTGCCCCGGGACAAGGACATCGTGGAAGAGGTGCTGAGGCAGCAGGACCACCCGTGGAAGAAGAACCAGACTGGCATCGACCATTACag GAAGCTGCTGAGTGACTGCTGCCACCCGCAGCGTCTATTTGCGCTGACCAAGGAGAACGCGCCGGTGGGCAAGGTGCTGTGGTATGACGGCGAGTTCTACCACTCGCATACGGTCAACAACGAGACCCACTCGCTGTTTGTGCAG GCTAACCCCCTCCCGCTCCCCCTCAAGAAGTGCGCAGTGGTGGGCAACGGCGGCATCCTCCGGCACAGCCAATGCGGCCGCGACATCGACCAGGCCGACTTTGTCATGAG GTGTAACCTCCCGCCGCTCTCCAAGGAATACGTGGAGGACGTGGGCACCAAAACGCACTTGGTGACCGCCAACCCCAGCATCATTGAGAAGAG ATTCCAGAACCTGATGTGGTCCCGCAAGGCCTTCGTGGACAGCATGAAAGCGTATGGTAGCAGTTTCGTCTACATGCCGGCTTTCTCCATGCGTCCCGGCACCGACCCATCTCTGCGCGCCACCTACGCGCTGGCCGACACCTCGTCCGACCTCACCATGCTTTTTGCCAACCCCGCCTTCCTGCGCAACGTGGGTCAGTTCTGGAAGGCCCGCAGTGTGCACGCCCGGCGCCTCTCTACAGGTCTCTTCATGGTCACCCTGGCGCTAGGCCTGTGCGACGAAGTGAGCGTCTACGGTTTCTGGCCCTTCTCCTCGGACCTGGCCGAGCGGCCCATCAGCCATCACTACTACGACGACATGCAGCCCTACCGCTGGTTCCACGCTATGTCCGAGGAGTTCGTGCAGCTATGGGAGCTGCACAAGAGCGGGACCCTCCGTGTTAATCTGGGACACTGCGGTTAG